The region CGCGGCGGCGGCAGGAGGTCTCGCAACCACGGGGGCAGGCGCGGCGTCCGTCGTGTCACAAGCGGAGGAAGGTAGCACGGCTCTCCTCTGGGGTGTCAAGTCCGCCGCGACCTGGTTGGCTCCACCCTTGGGAGGGGTTGACAAGCCAGAGTTCGGATGGGCTAACCTTCCGGACGTTGGCGCCCCACCCCAGAGCCGCCATTTGAGGAGACCGACATGAAACTGGCCGAAGCGCTGGCGCAGCGGAGCGACGCCGCGCGCAAACTTGAGCAATTGCGTTCCCGCATTTCCGACAACGCGACCTTCCAGGAGGGCGAGATCCCCGCTGAAGACCCCGCCACTCTGCTGCGGGAGGCGGACGCCACCGTGACGACGCTGGAAGGGTTGATGCGTCGCATCAACCAAACCAACGCCATCGCCACCTTGGACGGCGGCGTCACGCTGACGGCCGCCATCGCCCGCCGCGACGCGCTGCGCATGCGGCACTCGACCTTGGTGAAGGCGGCCGACGCGGCCTCGCGGGCCGGCGCCCACGGCTGGGGCCGCCAACTGCGGTCGGAGCTCATGACCGTGTCCGCCCTCGACGTACCCGCCTTGCGCGGCCAGGCGGACGCCGTGGCGCAGGAGTTGCGCGCCCTGGACCTCAAGCTTCAGGAGGCCAACTGGAAAGTCGAACTAGCCGAGTAGTGGAGCAGGTAGCCGGCACGGCG is a window of Bifidobacteriaceae bacterium DNA encoding:
- a CDS encoding DIP1984 family protein; amino-acid sequence: MKLAEALAQRSDAARKLEQLRSRISDNATFQEGEIPAEDPATLLREADATVTTLEGLMRRINQTNAIATLDGGVTLTAAIARRDALRMRHSTLVKAADAASRAGAHGWGRQLRSELMTVSALDVPALRGQADAVAQELRALDLKLQEANWKVELAE